The Zeugodacus cucurbitae isolate PBARC_wt_2022May chromosome 4, idZeuCucr1.2, whole genome shotgun sequence genome includes the window CAATTCTGCAATCAAAAAGACGGCATACAATTGCCAGTCCGATCTGCATATTTTACTTTTCCTCACATCATTGTTGGGGTTTTCGTGCCGAAATCTTCGCTGTATTCAATTGTTAGAGAAAACAATCTACGCTTTTTTACACTTTCGTTTTCTTAAAAGGGCTATCACAGTTTTGTTTACGAATCCATTGTTTTCACTATTCAATATTCTAGATAGAAATTGAGtaacattcatatttatttataggtaGGCAGGTAGTGATCATTTCAATGTCGTGCATCATTTTCTTTTTCTACAAatctcaatatattttaaaaatggtaATCTACGTTCGACCATTTACTATGTAACATCATTTTAGATGCTCTTAACTCTAATCTTAATAGAGatgcacaaataaaaacaagtgaggaaaggctaagttcgggtggaaccgaacattttatactctcgcaatttattaatttaattgtattaatataacacacaatctgacccacatattcgtcatatatatggtataaagtccattgaaagttggaaaccctaatattaggtatatgggagctaggagaagttttcacaaatttttagtaTGGAGACATATCATTGGAAGAAATATGCCATTTgactttcttcaaaatatatgagagacttacctatattttcagtaaaaaatttattagaagcaacatgaggacctcagatgttgtatatatggggccttaaaatctTATTATCTGATTGGGACGAGTTTTAGAAAGGTGatcccacactataaatgcacagttctggttgtgaaccgatttgccctattttcacaacatatcatttggattccaggaaaatattatgaatttcgTTGAGATTGGTCAAGtggtttcggaaatatggtttttgacccataagtggagcCACGTCCATTTAAGCTTTTGtttaccaatttgaatgcagcccttctgtacctcctttatgatgaaatttaaggtttctggggTTTTCCCTTGTGAATTAAAGCATAACTTTTTTATGGGAAAATattaatccgatttcctccattttccgATTTTGtaaggtagtatctaaaagaaacgactgtacaGAGTTTAGTTGATAgagtagtttacaagatatgtacaaaaaacctattttgtacgaaattttacttttataactttatttatgacttagttatggtactttatatgttttcagttttcgccattttttgggcgtggtaatagtccgatttcgcccattttccaaccaacctcctcagggtgccaaggaatatgtgttccaagaaaatattacttaCTTTGGACAAtgtaatacattttaatttttatcatacatataatataaatttaatttcaaataaatataatcactTTTTAACTGGTTTATTATTTATGGCTTCCTCACGATAGGAATTCATTAATCATGCACTTGTCAAAACGATTGACATAAGTCGCCGATGGCAACAAAACTCAGCAGGTAAACTTGAAAGTGAAAGGTATATGTATTTCTGCATGTCAATAAACACTTATTTAAACCTGCTAATGGGGCAAACTCGTACAAGATAAATTACAGTTATTAGTTAGGAGTTGTCAATGTCTTCTTAGAATTAGGCAATTCAGCAGCAGTTTGTAAGCTGTCTAAAGTTTGGAGACATTCAACGGATTTTGAAAACGGAAGGACATTATGCTACTAGAGTATAGGACGACCACAACGATGTATAATaccttaaaaattattataatatggaAATACCAATTAATATGGTCTGTAGGtcttattgaatttctttcttCAAAAAGCtactaaaatcatattttacagtttcactGAGTACCGAAAATATAACGTCTTTCACTAGTACGACTAAAATATGTCATACTCAATGATTCAATGCCGGCACTTAGTTATAAACTTCGAACTACTATAGAAATCCAATTATAACACCCCGTTATAACATGCTTTGAAACAAGATAATAAtctaataaaaaacatttattttatgtgcGAATTGATTGATATACATTTCCTGCAAGGTTTATCCCAACAAACATGTAAGAAAGAATATGATTTGAATTGTGGTAGCATTGTCAACAACCATATCGATTTCTGAAGGATTTGATACAGAGATATTTTTACTTGTTTCAAAGTTTTCTGCGCCGGTCGTTATTTAGATTCAGATCCCTTGTTTATATTGTTTCAGATGAGTTTCCAGATTCGCCATCGCCggtaaaaagtttcaaaaagatTATTCAGCAGATTGGTCCAGTGACGGCTactgaattttgtatgaaatgacaatataaatttctttatatatttaaaatgttggtAAAGTTGGAGCGCTCTTGACTATTTTAGTAACATATATAAGGTTAGTCCATATGTTTGCTGGGATCCGAGAATACAACTGATTTAAGGTTAATAAGATCAATATTGTTAGCAAAATgtgtgaacaaaaaaataaaaatgttgactTAAATGCTATGAGATCACTATGGTAATGATATGGTAATTTACACGATCAGCAaggtttatgtttgttgacataaataaatacatatttgtgtaaTTTCTTATGCAATTTCTTGTACTTATTGCGAATACTtgtcattttgaaaataatataaattatatggtgTCTTGTTAGCAGCCGCTTAGTTGATATTCAAGCCCAGAGAGTGGAACACGGCGATTTGCCGTTTCTTGTCTGAAAAGCAGTCTTATACTCGTTGGTTAGAAGTTGGTCGAAGTTTTGTAAGGATTGTTATAGGAGTCGGTTAGAATTTACTCGTGATTGTCGATAGAAAATAATTCTGATATTTCGAGACTAAGTGAAGTTACTATGATTTAGTCTAAAGAAGAACCTTTATGAAAGAATTGAATACTGGCCTTGACAAATCGGCATCTTTGTCGGATCAGTTAGAGATATAAACGTTTGCCAATTTTTATCACATTGATAATAACAATTCATTGTGTAAAATACTCACAATCAGAGGATCCATGATTCCGTGGTAATTTTTCTCCACCAATACCAATGTAACATACTGGGAATAGGTTACTTCGAAACTATGATTTTAGCTGAGATATGTAGGGTTTTGAGAAACATTTTCAGTTCATTTGGTCAGATGAAACAAAGATTCATTCCTGGTATATTGATTTGACAGTTTTCGAATTCACCAATTCcaataaaatgcaaagcaatgCAGTGAAAGTTTGATAAAATGAGAATTTATGGTGTCAAATGATGATTATTTGAACCTCAATAGCTTTTCAACAAATTAACCGTTTaaaatatacagtatactctcgaaaagtaaattctcagaaagtaaataatcgcggaaaagttaatcacctttaagattacacatgcacctcgaaaaagtaaattttttaatttacttttcagagagtgtgataaaaaattcgaaacgaagcaagcagcgttttttacgatgttgcaaaaacacttactctcttgtttatcgcgtcgtttttagtaaataaactctcctacttgatccactgatttaaaaatgaaaacgatgcaaatcaggtgtcggactttttgaattgtcgtacaaaaatggtcagaaaacatattgcaaaagaaaaaaaagagtattcaagattttttctcttctttttctCTTCtctagtaaatacatatgtatgtatgtaaatgtaaatttgtttttcatgtaaatccatatgttttattatttgcttcaataaaacatatggattttttaagtttaaaaatgcatttaatattataaaaacagataatttatgtatatatttggaaaagtaaattattcgaaaaagtaaattacccaaaataccaatcgatttacttttcgagagtatactgtattgcgaaaatcaaaagaaataaaattctgCCAGTTTTTGACCGATGTAAAGCCTATAGAAAATGTTTTGAGTAATTTAAAGAGGCTAATGCAGAGAAATATGTGCGACTGATGAATTCAACTGTCAATACCGCTTGATTTTTCTATTGTTCCTTATGATTGATGACTTCACTACTGCTTGCGTATCACGTTTTCAATTGAACCGTTGTGTTAAAAAACGGTTTTTAATTATAGTGACTAAGAAGGACCTCTGCTTTAGAAATCCTAATCAATGTTGCAATGAAAATTCTCAATAGTTTATGATTCAATTAACTATGGCATGACGGCTACTAATAAATACAGTTATGAATATCGGCTTTTATTTTCATGAGCACTACATTGCCTATGTTACAATTGTACGTATGCCGAATGCtgcagcatatatgtataatgctcTGTATTTCTGCTTATAAATGCCCGCATTTAGCACTACAACCTGATTGCATATCGCTACAAAACGTTACGAGAAATATGCAAAGCGCAACCAGTGCACGAGCATGTGATGTTTAGAAAGTGACAATCAAACGGCCATTGTTGCATTAACTATACAGTTACTCGGCATTATTAATACCGGCAGcattaaaatggaaaattactTTCAAAGGGGTGGGATTCGTAAGTATCTAATGATCAGGCTGATGCAGCGAGTTGAGGTTACGGTTTCGGGCTATGATTTCAAAACGCCGCAGAGATCCATTAAAATCTAAAATGTGGAATCTGGATAATATCCAGATGGTTTATATAACGACTTAAAAGCACAATATAATCGGATAATAGATCATATTAGCATCAAAGCTCTGACcccaaataattgttttaattcgATTGATTTTATATAACATGTTTTTTAGCGgtctatatgaaatattttatgtatgaaataaaattagacTGATCATCCTCTTCCCTCTAATTGGCTGTGTGATTTACCggattaaaattaagaaaaaatattccgaCTAGTATGATTCGGGCACAATTTAATGCACAGATACTGTATCTACCAGAATACTTCATATTTCTGTGTAATAAGATATGAAGGCATCTATTTTCAGCATTTATGTATGTGCCCTCGGGTAGCAAAGTGGATTGCAACGCTTGAATAACGCAATCAGTTATGCCGAGCCAGGAGGCATTAATAGTTGGTGTCACATTTGCGCAGAGAATTGGGGCGATAGAAGGTCGCACGTTACGATGCATAGTGGTAACAGATTCTTCATAATTGATTAGACAATTATACGCAGAGtctgaacaaaaaatataattcaatttttagcAATCTAATTTAGTTGTTTTTTGAGATTGAACGCGTTTTAAATAGATGTAgaaatttttgtgttgttttcataaacaattaagctatttatttataacgaACATCATCTTCTTCACCTCTAACGGTTTTGTGACTCTTGCACAAGAAAACGTTTTTTGCCAGTTAGATTAATTGTAGAAATCAACAAAAGTGTTAGaagacataaaatataaatgattgTAATAtagaatacacacatataaagcAGAAAAGTGgctcttataaaattttgtaaattatctTTAGACATTTGCTAGCCTCCCAGCATCCATCAGCTCCCTCggttaacataaatatttactccCCTTAATGGAAATGATGGAAGTCGTGATGATCGTAGTGATGGTAGGGATCCAATGAAATCGGGTGGTAAGCTTTGATTATGGGCGCCGGATGATATGTTTTGACAATCGGATGCACGACGGTCTTCAGCACCGGCACTACAACTGGTTTAATGATGGGCGCGCTGTGAATAACTGTTGAACTCTGATGTGAAATTGCCGCCGGTATGTGTACCAACTTAGTCAAGTGCAACGGCTCGTGATGGTGATGCAGCAATGGGTAGTCAATGTGTGGGTAATGGCCATGCAGGTAGCCAGGTCGTGCGCTGGCCAAGGCGATGAGCGCTGATAAAATTAGCGActgaattaaaaatgaaacgaGAGTTGAAATTggaattaataaaaagtgtaaatcctttttatgtatgtaaatatatattgtatgagatgaattataaatatgaaagcTACCTTGAGaaattaatacatattattCTAACCCCAAAATGGTCCAAGAAATGTCTAGTTTTTTTAGgtctagaaatatttttgttcagaaTTTCCCTATGTATATGTAGTCTATATAACTACACGAGTATATCACCTGTAGTTCCAGACGTTTCTTTCTGTAACTGTGTGCCATAACgtctt containing:
- the LOC105214439 gene encoding uncharacterized protein LOC105214439, translated to MFKLSLILSALIALASARPGYLHGHYPHIDYPLLHHHHEPLHLTKLVHIPAAISHQSSTVIHSAPIIKPVVVPVLKTVVHPIVKTYHPAPIIKAYHPISLDPYHHYDHHDFHHFH